The Mangrovivirga cuniculi genomic sequence GATTTGCTTGGAATAGAAGAGGAGTTAAACGCAACAATAATTTATCCAAATCCTGTAGAAAAAAGGCTGACTCTTGATATGAGCCGCCAAAATGAAATTCCTGATCAAATAGCTATCTATAATTCAAGAGGGCAATTAGTAGATCGATATAGTAATGATAAGCCTATCAAAACTTTAGATATAGGAGATTATACCCCTGGAATTTACATTATTCAATTAACCTCTAAAAGTGAAAAGTCATTCAAAAGATTTATTAAAAGATGAGAAAAAAGTTATACATAAAAATACCTCATGTGGTTCAAATTTCAATAATGAATCTGCCAGAATCGAATTGGATACTTTTATCCGGCTATTCAAAATATTTAAGGGAATACCTCAATCTTAGTTACCAGATTATACCTGTACAGATTTTAGAAAAAAATTGCCAATCACATGGATAAAATTAAAAGACTTTTAAAAGAATATGAAGATCTTCTTTCCAGAAAGAACGAAGTGGTACAAGATACTGGAGTTTTTAAAAGATATAAACATCCAATAATTACCTCAGAGCATGTGCCTGTTTTTTGGAAGTATGATTTGAATCCGGAATCAAATCCATTGATGCTTGAAAGGCAGGGTATTAATGCTGCATTTAATGCAGGAGCCATGCTTTATGATAATAAATTTACTCTCGTTGTCAGGACAGAAGGCAATGACAGGAAATCATTTTTTGCAGTTGCTCAAAGCGAAAATGGCATTGATAATTTCAGGTATTGGGATTATCCCATCACATTGCCTCAGACCGATGAACCTGATACCAATGTATATGATATGAGGCTCACTAAACATGAGGATGGTTGGATATACGGTCTGTTTTGCACTGAGCGCAGACCAAAAGATGCGCCAGAATATGATCAATCTGTTGCAGAAGCAAAGTGTGGAATTGCACGAACCAAAAATTTAATTGATTGGGAAAGGTTGCCCGATCTTGATTCAGGGGATAGTCAGCAAAGAAATGTCGTGCTTCATCCGGAATTTGTCAATGGAAAATATGCATTATATACAAGGCCTCAGGATGGGTTTATTGATGCAGGAAGTGGTGGTGGAATTGCCTGGGCACTGATTGACGATATTGAAACTCCAATAGTCAAAGATCAGAAAATAATAGATCCAAAAGTATATCATACTATCAAGGAAGTGAAAAATGGGCAGGGGCCGGCACCAATCAAAACTGAACAGGGTTGGCTTCATTTAGCCCATGGAGTAAGAAATACTGCCGCTGGCCTGAGATACGTATTATATAT encodes the following:
- a CDS encoding glycoside hydrolase family 130 protein, with translation MDKIKRLLKEYEDLLSRKNEVVQDTGVFKRYKHPIITSEHVPVFWKYDLNPESNPLMLERQGINAAFNAGAMLYDNKFTLVVRTEGNDRKSFFAVAQSENGIDNFRYWDYPITLPQTDEPDTNVYDMRLTKHEDGWIYGLFCTERRPKDAPEYDQSVAEAKCGIARTKNLIDWERLPDLDSGDSQQRNVVLHPEFVNGKYALYTRPQDGFIDAGSGGGIAWALIDDIETPIVKDQKIIDPKVYHTIKEVKNGQGPAPIKTEQGWLHLAHGVRNTAAGLRYVLYMFMTSLDDPSEVIYSPAGHFMAPQGEERVGDVSNVLFTNGWIVKNGEVYIYYASSDTRMHVATSTVERLIDYCKNTPADGLTSYASVKTRNNLIKKNLEYMKNAKLR